A part of Candidatus Deferrimicrobium borealis genomic DNA contains:
- a CDS encoding MBL fold metallo-hydrolase — protein MGKMALGTVRSLSVKCLSELSWHDNARMRLDVRDAGGLTADQFDVKWTPGNAAGVSALLSMTEAEGRARTILMDAGWDVGYMDGVFRREGVDRLLADGKIDFVYITHEHVDHFWGMPAVTKHNPDVKVVIPAGFSARSKELLESSGHKGEVVEMAPGPHLLFPGCASVTFDQPIFLKTHGEQVLYVNVEGKGIVTITGCCHPGVIGLLEYAKGHFKDFSAFHGVYGGLHIAPFEEWGPPQEEVLDKMEAFHVRKIACNHCTGEMAARKMRERGMPVVGGTARHGSKSVLYPGNGDTIDF, from the coding sequence ATGGGGAAGATGGCGTTGGGGACCGTAAGATCGCTTTCGGTGAAGTGCCTTTCCGAGCTGTCGTGGCACGACAACGCGCGGATGCGGCTGGACGTCCGCGATGCCGGCGGGCTGACCGCCGACCAGTTCGACGTGAAGTGGACCCCGGGGAACGCCGCCGGGGTCTCCGCCCTCCTGTCCATGACGGAGGCCGAGGGGCGCGCCAGGACGATCCTGATGGACGCGGGATGGGACGTCGGGTACATGGACGGCGTCTTCCGCCGCGAGGGGGTCGACCGGCTCCTCGCCGACGGGAAGATCGACTTCGTCTACATCACCCACGAACACGTGGACCACTTCTGGGGGATGCCCGCCGTAACGAAGCACAACCCCGACGTCAAGGTCGTCATCCCCGCCGGATTTTCCGCCCGCAGCAAGGAGCTGCTGGAATCGTCCGGCCACAAGGGGGAGGTCGTCGAGATGGCGCCCGGCCCGCACCTGCTCTTCCCCGGATGCGCCTCCGTCACCTTCGACCAGCCGATCTTCCTCAAGACCCACGGGGAGCAGGTCCTCTACGTGAACGTGGAGGGGAAGGGGATCGTCACCATCACAGGCTGCTGCCACCCCGGTGTGATCGGGCTGCTCGAATACGCGAAGGGGCACTTCAAGGATTTCTCCGCCTTCCACGGCGTGTACGGCGGCCTGCACATCGCCCCGTTCGAGGAGTGGGGCCCACCGCAGGAGGAGGTGCTCGACAAGATGGAGGCGTTCCACGTCCGGAAGATCGCCTGCAACCATTGCACGGGGGAGATGGCGGCGCGCAAGATGCGGGAGCGCGGCATGCCTGTCGTCGGCGGCACGGCGCGCCACGGCAGCAAGAGCGTCCTCTACCCGGGGAACGGCGACACGATCGACTTCTGA
- a CDS encoding sodium:proton antiporter, producing MPPHDLIALGMSLPLWSVVPFAGLLLSIALFPLFAPALWARHYAKVCLAFGVPVAGFFLLRAPRELLHAVLEYASFLLLLASLFTISGGILLRGTLRGSAGVNCAILAAGAVFANVFGTTGASMLLIRPLLRANAHRRRVAHVVVFFIFVVANIGGVLTPIGDPPLFLGYLRGVPFFWTVRAMGLLWVVACSLVIGVFYLVDRRAFALDLMAGTGDGPVPPGAPETAAAIREARVPLSIEGKVNLPLLMVVIGAVFLPTPWREMAMAAAAAVSVWKTPAKVREENEFTWYPIEEVAILFAGIFATMIPALLILKARGAELGVVSPAHFFWATGALSSFLDNAPTYLTFFSLAQGVGGAETVAGVSAPLLQAISAGAVFMGANSYIGNAPNFMVKAIAEEAGVRMPSFFGYMAWSCGILLPVFALLTLIFF from the coding sequence ATGCCACCCCACGACCTGATCGCTCTCGGCATGTCCCTTCCCCTCTGGTCCGTCGTTCCGTTCGCCGGCCTTCTCCTGTCGATCGCGCTCTTCCCCCTGTTCGCCCCCGCGCTCTGGGCCCGCCACTACGCGAAGGTGTGCCTGGCGTTCGGCGTCCCGGTGGCGGGCTTCTTTCTGCTGCGCGCCCCGCGCGAGCTGCTGCACGCGGTGCTCGAATACGCCTCCTTCCTCCTCCTCCTCGCGAGCCTCTTCACGATCTCGGGGGGGATCCTCCTGCGCGGGACCTTGCGCGGCTCGGCGGGGGTCAACTGCGCGATCCTGGCCGCCGGGGCGGTGTTCGCGAACGTCTTCGGGACGACGGGCGCCTCGATGCTCCTCATCCGTCCGCTGCTGCGGGCCAACGCGCACCGGCGTCGGGTGGCCCACGTCGTCGTCTTCTTCATCTTCGTGGTCGCCAACATCGGCGGGGTGCTCACGCCGATCGGCGATCCGCCCCTGTTCCTCGGCTACCTGCGGGGGGTGCCGTTCTTCTGGACGGTGCGCGCGATGGGCCTGCTGTGGGTTGTCGCGTGCTCCCTGGTGATCGGCGTCTTCTACCTGGTGGACCGCCGGGCGTTCGCGCTGGACTTGATGGCGGGGACCGGGGACGGCCCGGTTCCTCCGGGCGCGCCGGAGACGGCGGCGGCGATAAGGGAAGCGCGGGTCCCGCTGTCGATCGAGGGGAAGGTCAACCTGCCCCTGCTGATGGTGGTGATCGGAGCCGTCTTCCTGCCGACCCCGTGGAGGGAGATGGCGATGGCGGCGGCGGCGGCCGTCTCCGTCTGGAAGACCCCCGCGAAGGTGCGGGAGGAGAACGAGTTCACCTGGTACCCGATCGAGGAGGTGGCGATCCTCTTCGCCGGGATCTTCGCCACGATGATCCCCGCGCTGCTGATCCTCAAGGCGCGCGGGGCGGAGCTGGGAGTGGTCTCGCCCGCCCACTTCTTCTGGGCGACGGGGGCGCTGTCGAGCTTCCTCGACAACGCGCCGACCTATCTCACCTTCTTCAGCCTCGCGCAGGGGGTGGGGGGGGCGGAGACGGTGGCGGGGGTGTCGGCCCCGCTCCTGCAGGCGATCAGCGCGGGCGCGGTCTTCATGGGGGCGAACTCGTACATCGGCAACGCCCCCAACTTCATGGTGAAGGCGATCGCCGAGGAGGCCGGCGTCCGGATGCCCTCCTTCTTCGGCTACATGGCCTGGTCGTGCGGCATCCTCCTTCCGGTCTTTGCCCTCCTTACCTTGATATTCTTTTGA
- a CDS encoding universal stress protein, with protein sequence MNILLPVSRGASFDDAVRLAIDTAKGHAGRIRVLSVVDAAEIRRIEAGARPGAIHLALHAADEVRKRMTAEGTAAVAGTVKRCEEAGIPAQGEVVEGELERELVAAAGSNDLLVSATASHFAPDLEDASGRLVLAVMREGGIPVLLSGAPYRHVRTIVAGCGGGSRTERAVGAMARLSLWKEAPRGILLAVDDAPEDGQERIAVPREILAYAGYPAWEEKVLPGPPAPTFLSFCDSVAADAVVLGGWGEHRWDDLLGLSITGRLLEDGRRHLFIYM encoded by the coding sequence TTGAACATTCTCCTCCCCGTATCCCGCGGCGCCTCGTTCGACGACGCCGTGCGGCTGGCGATCGACACGGCGAAGGGGCACGCCGGCCGGATCCGGGTCCTTTCCGTGGTGGACGCGGCGGAGATCCGGCGGATCGAGGCGGGCGCGCGCCCCGGGGCGATCCACCTGGCGCTGCACGCGGCCGACGAGGTCCGCAAGCGGATGACGGCCGAGGGGACGGCCGCCGTCGCCGGGACGGTGAAGCGATGCGAAGAGGCGGGCATCCCCGCCCAGGGAGAGGTCGTGGAGGGGGAGCTCGAGCGGGAGCTGGTGGCGGCGGCCGGGTCGAACGACCTGCTCGTCTCGGCGACGGCGTCCCACTTCGCCCCCGACCTCGAGGACGCGTCGGGGCGGCTCGTCCTCGCGGTGATGCGGGAGGGGGGGATCCCGGTTCTGCTCTCTGGCGCTCCGTACCGTCACGTGCGCACGATCGTCGCAGGCTGCGGGGGCGGGTCCCGGACCGAGCGCGCGGTGGGGGCGATGGCCCGGCTCTCCCTGTGGAAGGAGGCCCCCCGGGGGATCCTTCTCGCCGTGGACGACGCCCCGGAAGACGGACAGGAGCGGATCGCCGTTCCACGGGAGATCCTCGCGTACGCCGGCTACCCGGCGTGGGAGGAGAAGGTCCTCCCCGGGCCGCCCGCGCCGACGTTCCTCTCCTTCTGCGATTCGGTCGCCGCCGACGCCGTCGTCCTGGGCGGTTGGGGAGAGCACCGCTGGGACGATCTCCTCGGGTTGTCGATCACCGGGCGCCTTCTCGAGGACGGCCGCCGCCACCTGTTCATCTACATGTAG